The following proteins are co-located in the Nonlabens ponticola genome:
- a CDS encoding VOC family protein, with amino-acid sequence MKLTPFHLAIPVREITTTRVFYRDTLGMKEGRSSDHWVDFDFFGHQLVIHISDNIAPEAVNAVDGKAVPVPHFGVVLEWEDFHAFAKALQEKNIQFIIEPYIRFEGQPGEQATMFFKDPSGNALEFKSFKDFNQIFAS; translated from the coding sequence ATGAAACTCACTCCATTTCACCTCGCTATTCCAGTAAGGGAAATCACCACGACTAGAGTATTCTACCGTGATACATTGGGTATGAAAGAAGGTCGCAGCAGTGATCATTGGGTAGATTTTGACTTTTTTGGTCACCAATTGGTGATACACATTTCAGACAACATTGCGCCTGAGGCCGTGAATGCAGTAGATGGAAAGGCAGTGCCAGTACCACACTTTGGTGTTGTTCTAGAGTGGGAAGATTTTCACGCTTTCGCGAAAGCGTTACAAGAAAAAAACATACAATTTATCATAGAACCTTACATACGATTTGAAGGCCAGCCAGGCGAGCAGGCCACCATGTTTTTCAAAGATCCTAGCGGTAATGCCCTAGAGTTCAAGTCGTTCAAGGATTTTAATCAAATATTTGCCTCATGA
- a CDS encoding amidohydrolase: protein MKKLTLIALAAILAGCNNDPEQTNDVDTIYTNATIYTVDNEFSTATAMAVKDGKIYAIGNEELDSLSANEKVDLKGQFVYPGLIDAHCHFYRLGQQTRRVDLTGTKSYQEVLNRIAEFHDRTGVDFIIGRGWDQNDWENKEFPNNYEISLIYPDIPVALTRIDGHAMIVNDAALKLAGIDENTVVEGGDIEKKDGKLTGILVDNPMDMVTAVYPEETREDQINALLAAQKENFKYGITTVDDAGLDRNVIELIDSLQQAGDLKMKVYAMISNTPENLDHYLDEKGIVKTDRLNVRSVKFYGDGALGSRGAAMREPYSDRDNHYGALLSSPETFKETAERIARSDYQMNTHAIGDSANTVVLKTYRELLNDMPDRRWRVEHAQIVTPEDFEYFDSDRILPSVQPTHATSDMYWAEDRIGEERMQGAYAFKKLMEQSGMVALGTDYPVEQVNPFLTFYASTARKDTSGFPEDGFMADQALSREETLKGMTIWAAYSNFEEDEKGSLEKGKAADFMILDKDLITMPIDEVPNLKVKATYINGEQVYQPTSS, encoded by the coding sequence ATGAAAAAACTAACCCTTATCGCGCTGGCTGCAATCTTAGCTGGCTGCAACAACGATCCAGAGCAAACTAACGATGTTGATACCATTTATACCAACGCCACTATCTACACGGTAGATAATGAATTTTCTACCGCAACGGCCATGGCTGTTAAAGACGGAAAAATCTATGCCATAGGTAATGAAGAGTTGGATTCTCTCTCAGCAAATGAGAAAGTAGATTTAAAGGGACAATTTGTTTATCCAGGTTTGATTGATGCACACTGTCATTTTTATAGATTGGGACAACAAACGCGCCGCGTAGATCTCACAGGTACAAAGAGCTACCAAGAAGTCCTCAACCGCATTGCAGAGTTTCATGACCGCACCGGCGTGGACTTTATCATAGGTCGCGGTTGGGATCAAAACGATTGGGAAAACAAAGAGTTTCCTAACAATTATGAGATATCGTTGATCTATCCTGACATTCCTGTAGCGCTAACACGCATCGATGGTCACGCGATGATTGTTAATGATGCAGCTCTTAAGCTGGCTGGTATCGATGAGAATACCGTGGTAGAAGGTGGCGATATAGAAAAGAAGGACGGCAAACTCACAGGTATCCTAGTGGACAATCCTATGGATATGGTCACTGCTGTGTACCCAGAAGAAACTCGTGAGGATCAAATCAATGCCTTACTTGCTGCACAAAAAGAAAACTTCAAATACGGTATCACCACAGTTGATGATGCTGGACTTGATCGCAATGTCATTGAGCTCATCGACAGCCTGCAACAGGCAGGTGACCTCAAGATGAAGGTTTATGCAATGATTAGCAATACACCTGAGAATCTAGATCACTACTTAGATGAAAAAGGTATCGTTAAGACAGATCGATTGAATGTGCGCAGTGTCAAATTTTACGGTGATGGCGCTTTGGGTAGTCGTGGTGCGGCCATGAGAGAACCTTACAGCGATAGGGATAATCATTACGGTGCTTTATTGAGCAGTCCAGAAACGTTCAAAGAAACGGCCGAAAGAATTGCACGATCTGATTACCAGATGAACACACACGCCATAGGTGATAGTGCGAATACTGTGGTTTTAAAAACCTACCGAGAATTACTCAACGACATGCCTGATAGACGATGGAGAGTTGAACACGCACAAATCGTCACGCCAGAAGATTTTGAATACTTTGACAGTGATCGCATTTTGCCAAGTGTTCAGCCTACTCACGCAACCAGTGACATGTACTGGGCAGAAGATAGAATAGGAGAAGAGCGTATGCAAGGTGCCTATGCTTTCAAGAAGCTCATGGAACAATCTGGTATGGTTGCGTTGGGAACTGATTATCCCGTAGAACAGGTAAATCCATTCTTGACGTTTTATGCGTCAACAGCGCGTAAGGATACTAGCGGTTTCCCGGAAGATGGTTTCATGGCAGATCAAGCACTTTCTAGAGAAGAAACGCTTAAAGGTATGACCATTTGGGCAGCCTATTCAAACTTTGAAGAAGATGAAAAAGGAAGCCTAGAAAAAGGCAAGGCTGCAGACTTCATGATCCTAGACAAAGATCTAATTACCATGCCTATTGATGAAGTACCTAATCTAAAAGTGAAGGCAACTTATATAAATGGCGAGCAGGTTTATCAGCCTACTTCTTCATAA
- a CDS encoding YkvA family protein, giving the protein MSWKEFLMPDEEYAMEATEETSVADVDRAMTKESALSRIFKGVKMLKRYTKIYDIMLLMVKDYRKGAYTQVPWFTIAAIAAAFLYIVSPFDLIPDFIPGLGFLDDMTFLTIVTGWIDTDLHKYMDWKLDNEHPEIEEADYEEVG; this is encoded by the coding sequence ATGAGTTGGAAAGAATTTTTAATGCCAGATGAAGAGTATGCCATGGAAGCTACTGAAGAAACATCAGTTGCAGATGTGGATCGTGCGATGACTAAGGAGAGCGCTCTTTCCCGCATTTTCAAAGGTGTAAAAATGTTGAAGCGATATACCAAAATCTATGACATCATGTTGCTCATGGTAAAGGATTACCGCAAGGGCGCTTATACTCAGGTTCCTTGGTTTACCATTGCGGCAATTGCGGCGGCTTTTCTCTATATCGTAAGCCCTTTTGACCTCATACCTGACTTTATTCCAGGTCTAGGTTTTCTAGACGACATGACATTCTTGACCATCGTGACTGGCTGGATCGATACTGATCTACACAAGTACATGGACTGGAAACTTGATAACGAGCATCCAGAAATCGAGGAAGCAGATTATGAAGAAGTAGGCTGA